A region of Micropterus dolomieu isolate WLL.071019.BEF.003 ecotype Adirondacks linkage group LG01, ASM2129224v1, whole genome shotgun sequence DNA encodes the following proteins:
- the LOC123974786 gene encoding SLIT and NTRK-like protein 5, translating into MYDNYGEICRNLCTCEEKEGILTVSCENRGIIRLTEVSPVHFSMYHLLLTGNLLKKLSVNDFINYTGVTILHLGNNDISEIESGAFNGLQGLKRLHLNNNKIDVLRDDTFAGLESLEYLQIDYNYITNIEPNALSKLHQLTVMILNDNLLSALPPNIFRNVPLTHLDLRGNRLKMFPYIGLLEHMDKVVELQLEENPWNCSCELIALKAWLESIAYTALVGEVVCETPFRLHGRDLDEVSKQELCPRRPLEDTVRPAPPSSTSGYYQTTPAAVTASATSSAVFRSSSRPTKGTRQFNRTRLKPTSRIPGGNPYNYGPIIAFQTKSPVPLDCPTACTCNLQISEIGLNVNCQERKIESISDLKPKPYNPKKIRHYGVHFRFLDTIISQDLKWELNINSCTKIA; encoded by the exons ATGTATGACAATTATGGGGAGATCTGTCGAAACCTGTGCACATGTGAGGAGAAGGAAGGGATCCTGACGGTGAGCTGCGAAAACCGGGGAATCATCAGGCTGACGGAGGTCAGCCCGGTCCATTTCTCCATGTACCACCTCCTGCTGACGGGGAATCTCCTGAAGAAGCTGTCAGTCAATGATTTCATCAATTACACCGGTGTGACCATCCTGCACTTGGGGAACAATGATATCTCTGAGATAGAGTCGGGTGCTTTCAACGGACTCCAGGGATTAAAAAGGTTGCACCTGAATAACAACAAGATTGATGTTTTGAGGGATGACACCTTTGCAGGACTTGAGAGTTTGGAATATCTACAGATTGATTATAATTACATCACCAATATAGAGCCCAACGCCTTGAGCAAACTACACCAACTGACAGTGATGATTTTGAACGACAacctgctctctgctctgcccCCAAATATCTTCCGGAATGTTCCCCTTACGCACTTGGACCTGAGGGGGAACCGGTTAAAAATGTTTCCTTACATTGGCCTCCTGGAGCACATGGACAAAGTTGTGGAATTACAACTAGAGGAGAATCCGTGGAATTGCTCCTGTGAGCTCATTGCTCTGAAGGCTTGGCTGGAGAGTATAGCCTATACGGCTCTGGTGGGAGAAGTGGTGTGCGAGACACCGTTCAGGCTCCACGGTAGGGACCTGGACGAGGTGTCCAAGCAGGAACTATGTCCAAGAAGACCCCTAGAAGACACGGTCAGGCCAGCACCCCCTAGCAGCACAAGTGGATATTACCAGAccacacctgctgctgtcacAGCCTCCGCCACATCCTCAGCTGTTTTTAGGTCCTCTTCTAGGCCTACCAAGGGCACACGCCAATTTAACAGAACTAGGTTAAAGCCCACTTCCCGAATACCAGGTGGTAACCCTTACAACTATGGCCCAATCATTGCTTTTCAGACAAAATCTCCTGTGCCTTTGGACTGTCCCACTGCCTGCACGTGTAACCTGCAGATATCTGAAATCGGGCTAAATGTCAACTGTCAAGAGAGAAAGATTGAAAGCATTTCTGATCTAAAACCCAAGCCATACAATCCTAAAAAGAT TCGACACTATGGAGTCCACTTCCGCTTCCTGGACACCATCATCAGCCAAgacctcaagtgggaactgaacatcaACTCCTGCACCAAGATAGCCTAG